A region from the Aphis gossypii isolate Hap1 chromosome 1, ASM2018417v2, whole genome shotgun sequence genome encodes:
- the LOC114121627 gene encoding LOW QUALITY PROTEIN: autism susceptibility gene 2 protein-like (The sequence of the model RefSeq protein was modified relative to this genomic sequence to represent the inferred CDS: inserted 1 base in 1 codon): METDIKQQRIKRSKRRERAQRMHAKKHELDSGEEDELSAKEKAQRPPPPNRRKKKETTXFDEDVVDGFAILSFKSYEDLENCVQQCLVKSAVTLGLDPSSQSFLHRNHHKHHRNHAHNHNNNNHHHDSNSSTPVTPVKTEYNVPSPPTTPNNFNHNKDSSSLDLKHDSEGGDNDTSVVHSNSVQSFKRPSGNKVSTSSLSQSGQRRSSSRERFSDASSNCSSGRGYICDSEDEGDKGSDNSDLFRTSLVSRKDELPGRISSEPTQNLPATVSKEPISLTPPGRQPTPPLVNGIELDNHSTPETTTASTTHIRPSQNPMLPPPSTTPRALQVSQPKCPSPTIPPASTPPTTPKLQSTHVNGHEPSTTPATVTSRYSPVPSSGLNSPRNFSTNPVPPTSAPPYQTPPQACPLSLSITNSYITPSTSQHPVLSHAASNYIPKSQNQTPSPHQHSSPYMQKPNMIYHPPHGAPYPSPNFHPSPYKSTPSLLATVSSAYMPYSTQSSTVTVSASSTIPSTSSSPLTTATPVNNFSSPYQPPVHQQHYPPLYAPYRSTPYMPSALSNAARLSRTSPMSVISTKSSAVSAPPLVAPTVAASSTSTTTTTSILSGHPVLGRGQSPRGPSPNRERDSYILNRSNGPQLNSPSSFNASSLALPPANTPTLAPTVSSSTPSSLVYNKTPLWGPMGNNSIATSTMANITRQHPSSYPPPLFSSPVATATSQSSSLPSAPPAHNPFSAESLFQSNQADMLRRELDSRFLASSQERTLAVGPPYLRTEMHHHQHQHTHVHQHTATPLIPAVAATATTIPNASTIPPAPTSALYPPPLFKDIPKLGGVDSPFYRQNLLSGSYPGFTPGLLHSSMGHTPFTPPNHMPTFTPKQLTDTSKPTKSSKPGKWNAMHVRLAWEIYHYQQKQQVAETKNIANNPVPKTELLRPPTHLFPPSRPPHDLSPFTTPHHHHPGLPPGYPPMGPAAMFTRYPAGFPPISSFPPNPMNDPWARLQPSRGLPTQNSPYGPSGGWPIKPDPVETERVEQQQREREREREREREREREREKERERGRERERVKREEKRRHMIQQQQQLQHQQQQQQQHQQQQHQHQQQLQHQQQQQHLQHQHQQQQQQVAKMRERSPLKDPNLMSKEEDLNNMMLGRIPPPSHYLPPPPRHPPRATHLPTHHFSPWDQYRYDSLRFSPLIAAAAYRAEEEEHRAKLFGYHPQAHLRPKDPSPNTHRSMPPDMQLPKKEESSQSR, encoded by the exons aaCTGTGTGCAACAATGTTTGGTGAAGAGTGCAGTGACTCTTGGGTTAGATCCATCATCTCAAAGCTTTTTACATCGGAATCATCATAAGCATCACCGAAATCATGCACATAATCACAATAACAACAATCATCACCACGACAGTAATTCCAGTACTCCAGTTACGCCAGTTAAAACAGAATATAATGTTCCCAGTCCTCCTACAAcacctaataattttaatcataataag gATTCGTCATCGTTGGATTTAAAACACGATAGCGAAGGAGGAGACAATGATACTTCTGTTGTACATTCGAATTCTGTACAATCCTTTAAAAGACCATCTGGCAATAAAGTATCTACATCGTCACTTAGTCAGAGTGGTCAAAGACGATCAAGTTCAAGGGAACGATTCAGCGAT gcgAGTAGCAACTGTAGTTCAGGCAGAGGGTATATT tgTGATAGCGAAGACGAAGGCGATAAG gGTTCAGATAATTCTGATCTCTTCAGGACCAGTCTAGTTTCCAGGAAAG atGAATTACCTGGAAGAATTTCTTCTGAACCTACCCAGAATTTGCCTGCTACGGTCTCTAAAGAACCTATATCATTAACACCACCAGGTCGACAACCTACTCCCCCATTAGTTAATGGCATAGAGCTTGATAATCATTCGACGCCTGAAACAACCACAGCATCTACGACTCATATTAGGCCCTCACAAAATCCTATGTTACCTCCTCCTTCAACAACTCCTCGGGCTCTACAGGTGTCTCAACCAAAATGTCCATCTCCCACGATACCTCCAGCATCCACACCCCCTACAACACCTAAACTTCAAAGTACACATGTTAATGGACATGAACCTTCAACGACTCCTGCAACAGTTACGTCGAGGTATTCCCCt gTACCATCTTCAGGACTTAATAGTCCTCGGAATTTTTCAACGAATCCGGTACCACCTACGAGTGCACCGCCATACCAAACACCACCTCAAGCATGTCCATTGTCTTTGAGCATTACAAATTCTTATATTACTCCTTCAACATCTCAACATCCAGTTTTATCCCACGCTGCATCGAATTACATCCCAAAATCCCAAAATCAAACTCCTTCTCCTCACCAACATAGTTCTCCTTATATGCAAAAACCAAACATGATATACCATCCACCACACGGTGCCCCTTATCCCTCACCTAATTTTCATCCTAGTCCATATAAATCTACTCCATCTTTATTGGCTACAGTGTCTAGTGCATATATGCCATATTCTACCCAATCATCCACAGTGACTGTATCTGCTTCTTCTACGATTCCTAGCACGTCCAGCAGTCCGTTAACAACGGCAACGCCAGTAAACAATTTTAGCTCCCCATACCAACCTCCTGTCCATCAACAACATTATCCACCGTTGTATGCTCCATACAGAAGTACACCATATATGCCATCTGCGCTATCAAATGCAGcc agaTTAAGTCGAACTTCTCCCATGTCTGTGATATCAACAAAATCAAGTGCTGTGTCAGCACCTCCCCTTGTTGCACCAACAGTTGCTGCGTCTTCTActtctactactactactacgtCAATTTTAAGTGGACATCCAGTGCTAGGTAGAGGACAGTCACCACGAGGACCAAGTCCAAACAGAGAACGTGATagttatat TTTAAATCGAAGTAATGGTCCTCAATTAAATTCTCCTTCGTCATTCAATGCTTCATCATTAGCATTACCTCCTGCCAATACTCCAACATTAGCACCTACTGTTTCGTCTTCAACACCTTCTAgtcttgtgtataataaaacaccaTTATGGGGTCCAATGGG aaataacagTATTGCAACATCTACAATGGCAAATATTACACGACAACACCCATCATCGTATCCTCCTCCATTATTTTCTTCACCAGTAGCTACTGCTACATCGCAGTCTTCTTCATTGCCATCAGCACCACCTGCTCATAATCCCTTTTCCGCTGAATCTTTATTTCAATCAA atcAAGCTGACATGTTAAGGAGAGAACTAGACTCAAGGTTTTTAGCATCATCGCAAGAAAGAACTTTGGCTGTTGGTCCACCGTACTTACGGACAGAAATGCACCATCATCAACATCAACATACACATGTTCACCAACATACTGCTACACCTCTAATCCCTGCTGTTGCTGCAACTGCTACAACTATACCAAATGCTTCAACAATACCACCTGCACCAACTTCGGCATTATATCCTCCTCCACTG TTTAAAGATATACCCAAACTGGGAGGAGTTGATTCACCATTTTATAGGCAGAATTTATTATCTGGTAGCTATCCAGGATTTACACCAGGCCTGTTGCATTCTTCAATGGGTCACACACCATTTACACCACCAAATCATATGCCAACATTTACACCAAAa cagtTGACCGATACATCTAAACCAACAAAGTCAAGT aaACCTGGAAAATGGAATGCAATGCATGTGCGATTGGCCTGggaaatttatcattatcaacAGAAACAACAAGTTGCagaaaccaaaaatattgcaaACAATCCGGTGCCAAAGACTGAATTATTAAGGCCACCCACACATTTATTTCCACCTAGCCGTCCACCACATGATCTCTCTCCGTTTACAACGCCTCATCATCATCATCCAGGATTGCCTCCTGGCTATCCACCTATGg gtcCTGCAGCAATGTTTACGAGATACCCGGCTGGATTTCCACCAATATCCTCATTCCCTCCTAATCCCATGAATGATCCATGGGCTAGGTTACAGCCTTCTCGTGGACTACCTACACAAAATTCACCATATGGTCCTTCTGGAGGTTGGCCAATAAAACCAGATCCTGTAGAAACAGAACGTGTTGAACAACAACAACGAGAACGTGAAAGAGAACGAGAGCGAGAGCGTGAGCGCGAAAGAGAACGCGAGAAAGAAAGAGAAAGAGGTCGAGAACGAGAAAGAGTGAAACGCGAAGAAAAGAGAAGACATATGAttcagcagcagcagcagttgCAGCAtcaacaacagcaacagcagcagcatcAACAACAGCAGCATCAACATCAACAACAACTTCAACatcaacagcaacagcaacattTACAACATCAACATCAGCAACAACAGCAACAAGTAGCTAAGATGAGAGAACGATCACCCTTAAAAGATCCCAATTTAATGTCCAAAGAagaagatttaaataatatgatgttggGTCGTATTCCACCACCATCTCATTACCTACCTCCGCCACCAAGGCATCCTCCAAGAGCTACACATCTACCAACACATCATTTTTCACCCTGGGatcaatatag atATGATTCTTTAAGGTTCAGTCCATTAATTGCTGCTGCTGCTTATAGAGCTGAAGAAGAAGAACACAGAGCCAAGTTATTTGGTTATCATCCTCAAGCCCATTTAAGACCAAAAGACCCATCTCCTAATACTCATCGATCAATGCCTCCAGATATGCAACTACCTAAAAAAGAAGAATCTTCTCAATCTAGGTAG